A window of Sutcliffiella cohnii contains these coding sequences:
- the fliS gene encoding flagellar export chaperone FliS: protein MAMNNPYKAYQENSVSTASPGELTIMLYNGVIKNVKLAKQAIQDSNISAKHTHLIKAQDIVRELMVTLNMDIEISKSLMAMYDYINRRLVEANTTNSADVLVEAEGYLVELRDTWKEVIKINRQKQFGQGGQV from the coding sequence ATGGCAATGAATAATCCTTACAAAGCTTACCAAGAAAATAGTGTTTCAACAGCATCTCCAGGAGAGTTAACTATTATGCTATATAATGGTGTTATTAAAAATGTGAAACTAGCAAAACAAGCAATCCAAGATAGTAACATTTCTGCTAAACATACACATTTAATAAAAGCTCAAGATATCGTGAGAGAACTAATGGTGACATTAAATATGGACATTGAAATCTCAAAATCGTTAATGGCGATGTATGATTACATTAATCGTAGATTAGTAGAAGCAAATACGACGAATAGTGCAGATGTATTAGTAGAAGCGGAAGGATACTTAGTAGAGTTAAGAGATACGTGGAAAGAAGTAATTAAAATTAATCGCCAGAAGCAATTTGGTCAAGGTGGACAAGTGTAA
- the flaG gene encoding flagellar protein FlaG encodes MEINSSKLTNFLSTNTYNVKTETSEVEIAKEHKNVENVVDSINQFLKPLNTSVQFSFHDELNEYYVSIVDQETKEVVKEIPPKKLLDMYAEMAKFMGLFVDQKI; translated from the coding sequence ATGGAGATTAACTCTTCTAAATTAACAAATTTTCTTTCTACTAACACTTACAACGTAAAGACAGAAACTTCAGAGGTAGAAATTGCAAAAGAACATAAAAACGTAGAAAATGTTGTCGATAGTATTAACCAATTTTTAAAACCTTTAAATACATCGGTGCAATTTTCTTTTCATGATGAATTAAATGAGTACTATGTTTCGATAGTGGACCAAGAAACGAAAGAGGTTGTGAAGGAAATTCCACCTAAGAAATTGTTAGACATGTATGCAGAAATGGCCAAGTTTATGGGATTATTTGTAGACCAAAAAATATAG
- the fliD gene encoding flagellar filament capping protein FliD: MRISGFASGMDIDQMVKDLMKAERIPLDKFYQRRTTIEWQRDAYREMNTMLANFRDLSRNLTLSTSLGAKTVSTSNTNIATATASSSAAFGSYKLENITLASAATNISAGTISSDEQNKLDPTQSLWSQRDKVAGLANVEGSDVWVENSFEQSAVSLSNKNSVRLSKGAINSETFPNTLTVSSRDFTRVNSLEELENGGQAFFVDTNTGQVTFSETFEEGDELQSFSYDHYSFNFSITTYDANGTAKATPLEFDGTATLNQVISGINTSAAGVTALYDSQSDQIVFTRKETGNFNIEGPEMTFEGAFLTSVLQMDPSRETGGSDARFTINGLETSRKSNTFTMNGMTITLKSNTVGNESINLTVNANTDKAFDEVMNFVNTYNELIGEISGKVNEQKNRNYPPLTDEQKRELSDREVELWEEKARSGLLQSDSTLRSALDQFRREMFNIVEGVDPAFNQLAKIGITTSRDFREGGKLIVDEGKLREALASNPDEVRKLFGQNGPTQAEKGLAQRLRTIADNTIKSIETKAGNQYRTNQQFSLGRELIDVEKRITDFERRLVGIENRYWSQFTAMEKALSQMNSQANYLYSQFMS; this comes from the coding sequence ATGAGAATAAGTGGATTTGCAAGTGGTATGGACATTGACCAAATGGTAAAAGACTTAATGAAAGCCGAACGTATACCTTTGGACAAGTTTTATCAAAGAAGAACGACAATAGAATGGCAACGTGATGCGTATCGCGAAATGAATACGATGTTAGCCAATTTCCGTGATTTATCTAGGAATTTAACGCTCTCTACTTCATTAGGAGCAAAAACAGTTTCAACATCTAATACTAATATCGCAACGGCAACGGCCTCTTCATCGGCTGCGTTTGGTTCGTATAAACTGGAAAACATCACGTTAGCAAGTGCAGCTACAAATATTAGCGCCGGGACGATCTCTTCGGATGAACAAAATAAATTAGATCCTACACAAAGTTTATGGAGTCAACGTGATAAAGTAGCCGGTTTAGCAAACGTAGAAGGTTCTGACGTTTGGGTAGAGAATTCTTTTGAACAGTCAGCAGTATCTCTCTCGAACAAAAACTCGGTTCGTCTCTCCAAAGGAGCTATCAATAGCGAGACATTCCCTAATACATTAACTGTATCTTCACGTGATTTTACAAGAGTAAATTCGCTTGAAGAATTAGAGAATGGTGGTCAAGCATTTTTCGTTGACACAAACACCGGACAAGTAACCTTTAGTGAAACATTTGAAGAGGGAGATGAACTTCAGTCGTTTTCTTATGATCATTATTCCTTTAATTTTTCGATTACAACGTATGATGCGAACGGCACGGCAAAAGCAACTCCGCTCGAATTTGACGGTACCGCAACGTTAAACCAAGTTATTTCTGGGATAAATACATCAGCAGCTGGTGTCACTGCACTTTACGATAGTCAATCGGACCAAATTGTTTTTACTAGAAAAGAAACAGGGAATTTTAATATTGAAGGACCAGAAATGACTTTTGAAGGAGCGTTTTTAACGAGTGTTTTACAAATGGATCCTTCTAGAGAAACAGGTGGTTCGGACGCAAGGTTCACCATTAATGGTTTAGAAACGTCTCGTAAAAGTAATACATTTACGATGAACGGCATGACCATCACACTAAAAAGCAACACAGTTGGTAATGAGTCCATCAACTTAACAGTAAATGCTAATACGGATAAAGCGTTTGATGAGGTTATGAACTTTGTAAACACGTATAATGAGCTTATTGGAGAAATAAGTGGGAAGGTAAACGAGCAAAAGAATAGAAATTACCCACCGCTAACGGATGAACAAAAGCGTGAATTGAGTGACCGTGAAGTGGAACTTTGGGAAGAGAAAGCTCGTAGTGGATTACTCCAGAGTGATTCGACATTACGTAGCGCGTTAGATCAGTTTAGACGAGAAATGTTCAACATAGTAGAAGGTGTAGACCCAGCGTTCAACCAACTAGCGAAAATAGGTATAACAACTTCCCGTGATTTCCGTGAAGGTGGGAAACTTATTGTTGATGAAGGAAAACTAAGAGAAGCACTTGCTTCCAACCCGGATGAAGTAAGGAAGCTTTTTGGACAAAATGGTCCAACACAAGCGGAGAAGGGGCTTGCTCAACGACTTCGTACTATCGCCGACAATACGATTAAAAGTATTGAAACGAAAGCTGGAAATCAATACCGAACAAATCAACAGTTTTCATTAGGGCGTGAGTTAATCGACGTTGAAAAAAGAATTACAGATTTTGAACGAAGATTAGTAGGAATTGAAAATAGGTACTGGAGCCAGTTCACTGCTATGGAAAAAGCATTATCACAAATGAACAGTCAAGCGAACTACTTATATTCTCAATTTATGAGTTAA
- a CDS encoding flagellar protein FliT → MNRMQAYNDVSLELLHLLQNLPPIKEDDDYLQPMNELLQKREVLLEVIKPPYSEEEKVIGKSVVQLDIKIQQLLQNRKVRISEEMMKIKQSKKVNKAYANSFQAPSLDGTYYDKRN, encoded by the coding sequence ATGAATCGAATGCAAGCTTATAACGATGTTAGTTTAGAATTACTTCACCTTCTTCAAAACTTACCACCTATTAAAGAAGATGATGACTACTTGCAACCAATGAATGAATTACTGCAAAAAAGAGAGGTTTTATTAGAGGTGATAAAACCTCCCTACTCAGAAGAAGAAAAGGTAATTGGTAAAAGTGTAGTGCAGTTAGATATAAAAATTCAACAATTACTTCAAAACCGTAAAGTTAGAATTAGCGAGGAAATGATGAAAATAAAGCAATCAAAAAAGGTGAATAAAGCTTATGCTAATTCTTTTCAAGCACCTAGCCTTGACGGCACATACTACGACAAACGAAACTAG